A section of the Papio anubis isolate 15944 chromosome 2, Panubis1.0, whole genome shotgun sequence genome encodes:
- the MCM2 gene encoding DNA replication licensing factor MCM2 translates to MAESSESFTMASSPAQRRRGNDPITSSPGRSSRRTDALTSSPGRDLPPFEDESEGLLGTEGPLEEEEDGEELIGDGMERDYRAIPELDAYEAEGLALDDEDVEELTASQREAAERAMRQRDREAGRGLGRMRRGLLYDSDEEDEERPARKRRQVERATEDGEEDEEMIESIENLEDLKGHSVREWVSMAGPRLEIHHRFKNFLRTHVDSHGHNVFKERISDMCKENRESLVVNYEDLAAREHVLAYFLPEAPAELLQIFDEAALEVVLAMYPKYDRITNHIHVRISHLPLVEELRSLRQLHLNQLIRTSGVVTSCTGVLPQLSMVKYNCNKCNFVLGPFCQSQNQEVKPGSCPECQSAGPFEVNMEETIYQNYQRIRIQESPGKVAAGRLPRSKDAILLADLVDSCKPGDEIELTGIYHNNYDGSLNTANGFPVFATVILANHVAKKDNKVAVGELTDEDVKMITSLSKDQQIGEKIFASIAPSIYGHEDIKRGLALALFGGEPKNPGGKHKVRGDINVLLCGDPGTAKSQFLKYIEKVSSRAIFTTGQGASAVGLTAYVQRHPVSREWTLEAGALVLADRGVCLIDEFDKMNDQDRTSIHEAMEQQSISISKAGIVTSLQARCTVIAAANPIGGRYDPSLTFSENVDLTEPIISRFDILCVVRDTVDPVQDEMLARFVVGSHVRHHPSNKEDEGLANGSATEPAMPNTYGVEPLPQEVLKKYIIYAKERVHPKLNQMDQDKVAKMYSDLRKESMATGSIPITVRHIESMIRMAEAHARIHLRDYVIEDDVNMAIRVMLESFIDTQKFSVMRSMRKTFARYLSFRRDNNELLLFILKQLVAEQVTYQRNRFGAQQDTIEVPEKDLVDKARQINIHNLSAFYDSELFRMNKFSHDLKRKMILQQF, encoded by the exons GGACTACCGTGCCATCCCAGAGCTGGACGCCTATGAGGCCGAGGGACTGGCTCTGGATGATGAGGACGTAGAGGAGCTGACGGCCAGTCAGAGGGAGGCAGCAGAGCGGGCCATGCGGCAGCGCGACCGGGAGGCCGGCCGGGGCCTGGGCCGCATGCGCCGTGGGCTCCTGTACG ACAGCGATGAGGAGGACGAGGAGCGCCCTGCCCGCAAGCGCCGCCAGGTGGAGCGGGCCACAGAGGACGGCGAGGAGGACGAGGAGATGATCGAGAGCATCGAGAACCTGGAGGATCTCAAGGGCCACTCTGTGCGCGAGTGGGTGAGCATGGCGGGCCCCCGGCTGGAGATCCACCACCGCTTCAAGAACTTCCTGCGCACCCACGTGGACAGCCACGGCCACAACGTCTTCAAGGAGCGCATCAGCGACATGTGCAAAG AGAATCGTGAGAGCCTGGTGGTGAACTATGAGGACCTGGCAGCAAGGGAGCACGTGCTGGCCTACTTCCTGCCCGAGGCGCCGGCGGAGCTGCTGCAGATCTTTGACGAGGCTGCCCTGGAGGTGGTACTGGCCATGTACCCCAAGTACGACCGTATCACCAACCACATCCATGTCCGCATCTCCCACCTGCCTCTGGTGGAGGAGCTGCGCTCGCTGAG gCAACTGCATCTGAACCAGCTGATCCGCACCAGTGGGGTGGTGACCAGCTGCACTGGCGTCCTGCCCCAGCTCAGCATGGTCAAGTACAACTGCAACAAGTGCAATTTCGTCCTGGGGCCTTTCTGCCAGTCCCAGAACCAGGAGGTGAAACCAGGCTCCTGTCCCGAGTGCCAGTCGGCCGGCCCCTTTGAGGTCAACATGGAAGAG ACCATCTATCAGAACTACCAGCGTATCCGAATCCAGGAGAGTCCAGGCAAAGTGGCGGCTGGCCGGCTGCCCCGCTCCAAGGACGCCATTCTCCTTGCGGATCTGGTAGACAGCTGCAAGCCAGGAGACGAGATA gaACTGACTGGCATCTATCACAACAACTATGATGGCTCCCTCAACACTGCCAATGGCTTCCCCGTCTTTGCCACTGTCATCCTGGCCAACCACGTGGCCAAGAAGGACAACAAGGTCGCTGTAGGGGAACTGACCGATGAAGATGTGAAGATGATCACTAGCCTCTCCAAGGATCAGCAGATCGGGGAGAAG aTCTTTGCCAGCATTGCTCCTTCCATCTATGGTCATGAAGACATCAAGAGAGGCCTGGCTCTGGCCCTGTTTGGAGGGGAGCCCAAAAACCCAG GTGGCAAACACAAGGTACGTGGCGATATCAACGTGCTCTTGTGTGGAGACCCTGGCACAGCAAAGTCGCAGTTTCTCAAGTATATTGAGAAAGTGTCCAGCCGAGCCATCTTCACCACCGGCCAGGGGGCGTCAGCTGTGGGCCTCACGGCATATGTCCAGCGGCACCCTGTCAGCAGGGAGTGGACCTTGGAGGCTGGGGCCCTGGTTCTGGCTGACCGAGGAGTGTGTCTCATTGATGAATTTGACAAG ATGAACGACCAGGACAGAACCAGCATCCATGAGGCCATGGAGCAACAGAGCATCTCCATCTCGAAGGCTGGCATCGTCACCTCCCTGCAGGCTCGCTGCACCGTCATTGCTGCCGCCAACCCCATAG GAGGGCGCTACGACCCCTCGCTGACCTTCTCCGAGAACGTGGACCTCACAGAGCCCATCATCTCACGCTTCGACATCCTGTGTGTGGTGAGGGACACCGTGGACCCAGTCCAG GATGAGATGCTGGCCCGCTTCGTGGTGGGCAGCCACGTCAGACACCACCCCAGCAACAAGGAGGATGAGGGGCTGGCCAACGGCAGCGCCACCGAGCCCGCCATGCCCAATACATATGGTGTGGAGCCCTTGCCCCAGGAGGTCCTGAAGAAGTACATCATCTATGCCAAGGAGAGGGTCCACCCAAAGCTCAACCAGATGGACCAGGACAAGGTGGCCAAGATGTACAGTGACCTGAGGAAAGAATCTATG GCGACAGGCAGCATCCCCATTACAGTGCGGCACATCGAGTCCATGATCCGCATGGCGGAGGCCCACGCGCGCATCCATCTCCGGGACTATGTGATCGAAGACGATGTCAACATGGCCATCCGCGTGATGCTGGAGAGCTTCATAGACACTCAGAAGTTCAGCGTCATGCGCAGCATGCGTAAG ACTTTTGCCCGCTACCTTTCATTCCGGCGTGACAACAATGAGCTGTTGCTCTTCATACTGAAGCAGTTAGTGGCAGAGCAGGTGACATATCAGCGCAACCGCTTTGGGGCCCAGCAGGACACTATTGAGGTTCCTGAGAAGGACTTGGTGGATAAG GCTCGTCAGATCAACATCCACAACCTCTCTGCATTTTATGACAGTGAGCTCTTCAGGATGAACAAGTTTAGCCACGACCTGAAAAGGAAGATGATCCTGCAGCAGTTCTGA